Part of the Lolium rigidum isolate FL_2022 chromosome 6, APGP_CSIRO_Lrig_0.1, whole genome shotgun sequence genome, TCATGTTTCCTGAATAGGTAAGCCATTGCATGTACTTGCTTGTTCAGTTTACTTGTATATATCCTGATCCTTTTCAGTAAATTGAAAATTTAGACTGTGCAAGTGTTAAATATCTGGATGATGCACATAGTTGACCTTGTGTTTTTGCATGAAAGTTTAGCTCGATGTGCTAAACTATAGTTTTTGTGCATGGTGGCAAGATTTCCCTTACTGGTCATAAACATCACTGAAATCAATTGATTAGACAGATACCTAATCATTCTTATGGCGTTCAACATTTGGAAATAAATTCATTACACTTGTTGCCTAAATTTTACTGGTTAGGCTGATAATAGTTTTTTCTTATGTGGTAAGATGTTTTACAACTTTTAGCATCTATGTACATCAGGTTTGATTACTCAGTCAACCCCACCCGATGTTCTGGATTTTACTCTGTGATAAGGAAGTATTTTCCAAATCTCAAGGATGGATCTTTGGAGCCTGGTTATTCAGGGATCCGACCAAAGCTTTCTGGCCCTGGACAGCGTCCTTCAGATTTTGTTATTCAGGTTGTTATCTGAGAACATACTTTTTATTCCTTCAAAGTAATGATTACCTGTGAAGCTGAACACTTGAACTACTGCAGGGGGAGGATGTTCACGGTATTCCTGGGTTGGTTAACTTGTTTGGAATAGAATCCCCTGGTTTGACGTCAAGCTTGGCCATTGCAGAATACATTGTTTCAAGGTATAACAGCACTTGATTCTCAAACAATCGCTGACTCATGAACCAGGGGATGCAGCAGGGTGAATCTAAGGTGTCTGGAGACTTTCGTGAATCACATTGCTTACAATGAATTTGTGATCCAGATATCGGGGTTTACCCTTCTGTATTTAGTTGTTTACTTCCTTCTTTGGGGGAGAAAAGGATGCATCTTGTAAAGGTGTTTACAGCTAAATAAATGGAATGCCAATTGTAAGGTTGATGCATAGAGAAGTGGGTAGTTGGATTAAATCAGAAATGTACATGCAATCCTAACTGGCATAGGTTATGAGGGAGATGATCCTCTGCCGTATCTACTTGTAACTCAGAGAGCAAAATACATTAGATCTCGTTTGGACCCTTTGATCAAAAATTTGAAGGCAAAACACAGTGGTAAACTGGCAGTGTACATTTCTTAATGCAAATGCAAAGGAACTCTTAACATTTGTCTCTGCTTTCTAATCGTGAAATGTAAGTTACTGAGTTGTGAATGATTTAGGTTCTAAAGGTAAATCACAAACACTTTGCAAGTTACTAGGTTGTGAATGATTTAGGTTCTTAAGGTAAATCACAAACACTTTTACACAGCATACGGAGACATGAATTGCACTATATCCATCAAATTGCTCTTACAAACATTTCAAGAAATGTTTATACAGTAATACTAGGCTAATAGCAGCACGTGATCTCCGACATTGCATCCACAAATATCACCAAGTAAAGGTTATAAATATATGGGGCAGAATCGGCAAGGGGGGTGAAGGGGGCAAGGGCAAAGTCACAGGAATGTGCTTCTGAAGTGGAGAGAAACTCTCCAAGCACCAGCTTCTAATTTAGGATCATTCGGTAATCTGTTGCCAATTATCCAACTTTGGTCCATTTCACCGCTTCCTTTGTGCATGCCACTTATAAACAGGCTGTGATGTTGGATTTTCGATCTCCTCCTCACGGAGTTTCCGCTTGCGTCCAGGTTTCTGCccaaatattaaataattaaataagTCAGTAAATGAAACGCTTACTAGTATAAACTTTTAGTCAAGCCAACTCCTACTACCTAAATGTAAGAAACAGAACATCCAGTATTACTGTACTACCAACAGATACAATCAAATTTGATATGCCAGTTCGTTTACAAATTTTGAATTTAGGCTGCTTGAGATTTCTGTTGCTGACAAAATACGAACTGGTTACACTGAATTGTAAAGTATACATTATTTCACAATCAACATAACATTTCATGGTACGGTCACCAAGATAATTTACAGACTTCACCCAAGCAAAATATCAGAGAAAGCAAACCTTCAGTTCTTTTTGCAAGGCCATGTCTGCGTACAATTTCTCAAGCTTTTGCGCCCTTAGTTTCCTGCCTTCTAACTCCTTGTAGGAGGAAGCTGTTTTCCTACAAAGATTTTAATGGGAAACAAGTTTATCAGGAAGCAGCTGATGCATAAAATGCACAAGAATCAAGATAATGCTTCCAGCTGGAGAAACACAATCCTGTCTCGTATACAAGACATTACCATTGAGCAACTTTCTGATTACAACTACATGCACACCCATATCAACCGTAAATAGCAAGAACCAAATCACCAAAGCACCCAAACTCTCAATCATGTAGAAATTAGTATTTCAGATGATGCGAGGTAAAAGACCAAAGAGAACAGACACAACATTCATTCACAAAACTGATAGGGAAAACTATATTTCTCCAAGTACTCACTCCGTTCAATAATTCTtgttgtggttttagttcaaatttgaactacaatCACGACAAGCattatgaaacggagggagtataacttTAACCATAGTagacacagatataacatagtaaTTACATAACAAGGGCTCCAAATTCTTAGAGATAATAGCACACTACCTCTTTATACGAGAAGGGATGTTGCCAAAATCAGGTGCGCTGCTGCTTTCTACCCTAGATTGTATTTCTTTGGCTTCTTCTCTGAAATGGACAAGTTAATCATCTCAATACTGGCAAAAGCTAGGTGGTTGGTAATTTCTAAAAGAATCACATTTATTCAATTAAATTGAACAAACGGTAAAAGCAGCAAGAACAGATAAATTATACCTGTCTTCCGCAAAGTAGACATGCTTGTTTGCACGCTTGTTATCCAGTTCATGAAGCGTTGAGCTTAACCGTTCAATTTTCTACAAGAGTGACATTCAAATTGGAGCAGAATACAGTAGAATTTATTTAGCTACCACCAAAGCACTCGTTTGTTTCGAACATTTTAAAGTCACCACAACAAACCTTCTTTTCACTTTGAATGGCCTGAAGGATGTATCCCATGTCTTTATGTTTCAACAGCATAAGTTCCTCTTCAGTGTACTTATTTGTTTCAGGCCTAATAATAACAAAAAGGTAGATGATAAAATTGATAATCCAGCTTAAAACATACTAGAATACATTAAACTTTGAGTTGTCAGAGCAACTATGTTACACATACTTGGGCCTATGGACTCCATCCACGGTCATACTGTTGACCATCTTGAAATTGAACTCATCTGGGTTCCTGTTTGATGCCTTCTCCCTTAGATTCTGTAATTAACC contains:
- the LOC124665486 gene encoding probable U3 small nucleolar RNA-associated protein 11, with translation MSSLRNAISRRAHKERAQPDARKKFGLLEKKKDYVIRAKAFHQREDLIRNLREKASNRNPDEFNFKMVNSMTVDGVHRPKPETNKYTEEELMLLKHKDMGYILQAIQSEKKKIERLSSTLHELDNKRANKHVYFAEDREEAKEIQSRVESSSAPDFGNIPSRIKRKTASSYKELEGRKLRAQKLEKLYADMALQKELKKPGRKRKLREEEIENPTSQPVYKWHAQRKR